One window from the genome of Pseudonocardia hierapolitana encodes:
- a CDS encoding Bug family tripartite tricarboxylate transporter substrate binding protein yields the protein MAPIRYTRRTALLGAGAALVLSLAACGGNLGGGGSGGGQAAETFPSGAINLSVGQDPGGSTDLIARALANVATDDLGVPVPVVNTPGANGALAAQELATKAPDGQNLMVINASLVAITPLAVPANEAIDIRNYEVVTGISQDDFILVANPATGFRTVQDLVDAPRPISYGTTGVGTGSQLSQALLFSQAGIEGNAVPFDGASPAMTALLGGQIDVAGVQLGDAKSHLDSITPIVVFSKERSQYFPDVPTAVEAGFDSTVSQYRAVVAPKGTPAPVLDRLRRAFTAAFGSQEYKDFNTQRLLSPYEVDGAQVVSEWTAARDRYQALIDQYGIPFGDEG from the coding sequence GTGGCCCCGATCAGGTACACCCGCCGAACCGCGCTTCTCGGTGCCGGCGCGGCGCTCGTCCTCTCCCTCGCCGCGTGCGGCGGCAACCTGGGCGGTGGTGGCAGCGGCGGCGGCCAGGCCGCCGAGACGTTCCCGAGCGGCGCCATCAACCTCAGCGTCGGCCAGGACCCCGGCGGGAGCACGGACCTGATCGCGCGAGCGCTGGCGAACGTCGCCACCGATGACCTCGGCGTGCCCGTGCCGGTGGTGAACACGCCGGGCGCCAACGGAGCCCTCGCCGCCCAGGAGCTCGCCACCAAGGCGCCCGACGGCCAGAACCTGATGGTCATCAACGCCTCGCTGGTGGCGATCACCCCGCTCGCCGTGCCCGCCAACGAGGCCATCGACATCCGGAACTACGAGGTCGTCACCGGCATCTCGCAGGACGACTTCATCCTGGTGGCCAACCCGGCCACCGGGTTCCGCACCGTGCAGGACCTGGTCGACGCCCCCAGGCCCATCAGCTACGGCACCACGGGTGTGGGCACCGGTAGCCAGCTCTCCCAGGCGCTGCTCTTCTCCCAGGCGGGCATCGAGGGCAACGCCGTCCCGTTCGACGGTGCGTCGCCCGCCATGACTGCGCTGCTCGGCGGCCAGATCGACGTGGCGGGCGTGCAGCTGGGCGATGCCAAGTCCCACCTCGACTCGATCACGCCGATCGTCGTGTTCTCCAAGGAGCGCAGCCAGTACTTCCCGGACGTCCCCACGGCCGTCGAGGCGGGCTTCGACTCCACGGTGTCCCAGTACCGCGCCGTCGTGGCCCCGAAGGGCACCCCGGCGCCGGTGCTCGACCGGCTGCGCCGGGCCTTCACCGCGGCGTTCGGGTCCCAGGAGTACAAGGACTTCAACACCCAGCGGCTGCTCTCGCCCTACGAGGTGGACGGCGCGCAGGTGGTGTCGGAGTGGACCGCGGCCCGCGACCGGTACCAGGCGTTGATCGACCAGTACGGAATCCCGTTCGGCGACGAGGGCTGA
- a CDS encoding winged helix-turn-helix domain-containing protein: MTPTVETIGPAAARRAALAAQGFADPRPSGPPTRRHLARVLGRVRLLQLDSVNVAVRAHYMPVFSRLGPYDHALVDDAAWAHTARKPRLLVEAWAHEASLVPVEEWPLLWSGAFRDRWWRSYQPLVDRHPGLVDDILAAVKELGPIGAGALEKALEAPTRPRPSGASWWERSEVKRVCEYLFGTGALTTGTRRHFQRLYDLPERVLPPAVLSAPQPSAEEAARTLVLGSAAALGVATEPDLRDYYRLAPAHSQAAVADLVESGELERVQVRGWDRPAYRLPGARVPRRITGRALLCPFDPLVWERARTERIFGFRYRIEIYVPEPKRQYGYYVFPFLLDGELVGRVDLKADRAAGVLRVPGAFAEPGVDVPRVTAELAEELQVMAEWLGLDGVEVGERGDLAAPLRRIQRQRCSAASLSAVSASAGV; encoded by the coding sequence GTGACGCCCACCGTCGAGACGATCGGCCCCGCCGCCGCGCGCCGGGCCGCGCTGGCCGCCCAGGGGTTCGCCGACCCACGGCCCTCCGGCCCGCCCACCCGCCGCCATCTCGCCCGGGTGCTCGGCCGGGTCCGGTTGCTGCAGCTCGACTCGGTCAACGTCGCCGTCCGCGCCCACTACATGCCGGTGTTCAGCCGGCTCGGGCCGTACGACCACGCTCTGGTCGACGACGCCGCGTGGGCACACACGGCGCGCAAGCCGCGGTTGCTGGTCGAGGCGTGGGCTCACGAGGCGAGCCTGGTGCCGGTGGAGGAGTGGCCGCTCCTGTGGTCGGGCGCCTTCCGCGACCGGTGGTGGCGCAGTTACCAGCCCCTGGTCGACCGGCATCCCGGCCTGGTCGACGACATCCTTGCCGCCGTCAAGGAGCTGGGCCCGATCGGCGCGGGCGCATTGGAGAAGGCGCTCGAGGCGCCCACCCGGCCGCGGCCGTCCGGCGCGTCGTGGTGGGAGCGGTCGGAGGTCAAGCGCGTCTGCGAGTACCTCTTCGGCACCGGCGCTCTCACCACCGGCACCCGCCGCCACTTCCAGCGGCTCTACGACCTCCCCGAGCGGGTGTTGCCGCCGGCAGTGCTGTCCGCGCCGCAGCCGAGCGCCGAGGAGGCGGCCCGCACGCTCGTGCTGGGCTCGGCGGCGGCGCTGGGCGTGGCCACCGAGCCCGACCTGCGCGACTACTACCGTCTCGCGCCGGCGCACAGCCAGGCGGCGGTGGCCGACCTGGTGGAGTCCGGCGAGCTGGAGCGGGTGCAGGTCCGCGGCTGGGATCGGCCCGCGTACCGGCTGCCGGGCGCCCGCGTGCCGCGGCGGATCACCGGCCGCGCCCTGCTCTGCCCGTTCGACCCGCTGGTGTGGGAGCGCGCCCGCACGGAGCGGATCTTCGGGTTCCGCTACCGCATCGAGATCTACGTGCCGGAGCCGAAGCGGCAGTACGGCTACTACGTGTTCCCGTTCCTGCTCGACGGCGAGCTCGTCGGCCGCGTCGACCTCAAGGCGGATCGCGCGGCCGGCGTGCTGCGCGTGCCCGGCGCGTTCGCCGAGCCCGGGGTCGACGTCCCGCGGGTCACCGCGGAACTGGCGGAGGAGCTGCAGGTCATGGCGGAGTGGCTCGGCCTCGACGGCGTCGAGGTGGGGGAGCGGGGCGACCTCGCCGCACCCCTGCGTCGGATCCAGCGTCAGAGGTGCAGCGCGGCCAGCTTGTCCGCCGTCTCGGCGTCGGCCGGCGTGTAG
- a CDS encoding DUF4097 family beta strand repeat-containing protein, which yields MSESDINFDKNENFDKNENFDKNENFDKNENFSKDDFSADEPGPGLVRQQSWPVDGPAELELATDVGRIRVHLEDLPEGGGELRVEVRHDPAASNTWTQGISSLINWLGTAAGAGFGDPEQLAVDAVSAAEISWSDGGRRLVVRSSQELPLRAVPLAITVWAPTRSRLAARVGAGDVRASGRAGWAGVRAGSGNATLDGVDGDADVTTGSGAIDLGPVTGRARLRTGSGAIRVASTGGPAEIKTGSGDIVLGEVNGDVRLRTGSGDVTVSDARSGDLQFATGSGAVRIGVHPGVGAELDLVSGSGKARSELDVATVPPEKPVTVQVRGRTGSGDVLVARAAVPA from the coding sequence GTGAGCGAGTCCGACATCAACTTCGACAAGAACGAGAACTTCGACAAGAACGAGAACTTCGACAAGAACGAGAACTTCGACAAGAACGAGAACTTCTCGAAGGACGACTTCTCCGCCGACGAGCCCGGCCCCGGCCTGGTCCGCCAGCAGAGCTGGCCCGTCGACGGCCCCGCCGAGCTGGAGCTGGCCACCGACGTCGGCCGCATCCGCGTGCACCTCGAGGACCTCCCCGAGGGCGGCGGCGAGCTGCGCGTCGAGGTACGTCACGATCCGGCGGCCAGCAACACCTGGACCCAGGGCATCTCCAGCCTGATCAACTGGCTGGGCACCGCAGCCGGAGCCGGGTTCGGCGACCCGGAGCAGCTCGCCGTCGACGCCGTGTCGGCCGCCGAGATCAGCTGGTCCGACGGTGGACGCCGGCTCGTGGTGCGTTCGTCGCAGGAGCTCCCGCTGCGTGCGGTGCCGCTCGCGATCACCGTGTGGGCACCCACGCGGTCGCGGCTGGCGGCGCGGGTCGGCGCGGGCGACGTGCGGGCCAGCGGCCGTGCGGGCTGGGCGGGCGTGCGCGCGGGCTCCGGCAACGCCACGCTGGACGGCGTCGACGGCGATGCCGACGTCACCACCGGCTCCGGCGCCATCGACCTCGGCCCCGTCACCGGGCGGGCGCGGCTGCGCACCGGCTCGGGCGCGATCCGGGTGGCGAGCACCGGCGGCCCCGCCGAGATCAAGACCGGCAGCGGCGACATCGTCCTCGGCGAGGTGAACGGCGACGTGCGGCTGCGCACCGGCTCCGGTGACGTCACCGTCTCGGACGCCCGCAGCGGAGACCTCCAGTTCGCCACGGGATCAGGCGCCGTCCGCATCGGCGTGCACCCCGGTGTGGGGGCCGAGCTCGACCTGGTGTCCGGTTCCGGGAAGGCACGCAGCGAGCTGGACGTGGCCACCGTGCCACCGGAGAAGCCCGTGACCGTGCAGGTGCGCGGGCGAACCGGCAGCGGCGACGTCCTCGTCGCCCGCGCGGCCGTCCCGGCCTGA
- a CDS encoding EamA family transporter, whose product MNAAGRPYSLAWAALGVVYVLWGSTYLANRFVIAELPPLFASGVRFLVGGSLLGLLVLVFSGPRAFRMTWPQFGTTALAGLLLPAWGNGLVTIAQQNVASGLAALLIASVPMWIVVLRALTGDRPRRATVGGVGLGVAGLALLLLAGPSAGSGGVFGNAWWGPWLVLIAAVGWASGTFATTRMPAPASPFALAAGQMLIGGAILLAGSVLVGDRPDLAAVDPRAWWAWAYMAVVVSLVAFSAYAYALALLPVSTVATYAYVNPVIAVLLGVLVAGERFSALQLAGGAVVLLAVVVVVASERPRKRQGELATSPP is encoded by the coding sequence GTGAACGCCGCCGGTCGCCCGTACTCCCTCGCATGGGCCGCGCTGGGCGTGGTCTACGTGCTGTGGGGCTCCACCTACCTCGCCAACCGCTTCGTCATCGCCGAGTTGCCGCCGCTCTTCGCGAGCGGCGTGCGGTTCCTCGTCGGCGGCTCGCTGCTCGGGCTCCTGGTGCTGGTGTTCTCCGGGCCGAGGGCGTTCCGGATGACCTGGCCGCAGTTCGGCACCACCGCACTGGCGGGGCTGCTGCTGCCGGCGTGGGGGAACGGGCTGGTCACCATCGCCCAGCAGAACGTGGCGTCCGGGCTCGCGGCGCTGCTGATCGCGTCCGTACCGATGTGGATCGTCGTGCTGCGGGCGCTCACCGGGGACCGGCCGCGGCGCGCCACCGTCGGAGGGGTGGGGCTGGGCGTCGCAGGCCTCGCGCTGCTGCTGCTCGCCGGTCCATCGGCCGGGTCGGGTGGGGTGTTCGGCAACGCGTGGTGGGGGCCGTGGCTGGTGCTGATCGCGGCCGTGGGCTGGGCGTCCGGCACGTTCGCCACGACGCGGATGCCCGCGCCGGCCAGCCCGTTCGCGCTGGCCGCAGGGCAGATGCTGATCGGCGGGGCGATCCTGCTGGCCGGCAGCGTTCTCGTGGGTGACCGGCCGGACCTCGCCGCCGTCGATCCCCGCGCGTGGTGGGCATGGGCCTACATGGCCGTGGTCGTGTCGCTGGTCGCGTTCAGCGCCTATGCGTACGCGCTGGCGCTGCTCCCGGTCTCCACCGTGGCGACCTACGCGTACGTGAACCCGGTGATCGCGGTGCTCCTTGGCGTGCTGGTGGCGGGCGAGCGGTTCTCCGCGTTGCAGCTGGCAGGAGGCGCCGTCGTGCTGCTCGCGGTGGTCGTGGTGGTCGCGTCCGAGCGCCCCCGGAAACGTCAGGGGGAGCTGGCAACATCCCCTCCGTGA
- the thyX gene encoding FAD-dependent thymidylate synthase, with translation MPQTAPLGVQLVARTEFIAPEGVPWTTDADGGQALAEFAGRACYESWSKPNPATATNAGYLRHILEVGHLSVLEHGTVSFYLTGVSRSLTHELIRHRHFSYSQLSQRYVPERDAAMVEPDVIADDPELHELFAEAAAASVAAYEALLEGLQKKFADVPDATLRRKQARQAARAILPNGTETRIVVTGNYRAWRHFIAMRATEHADVEIRGLAIECLRQLQREVPNVFNDFEIGKLEDGTEIASSPFVTEG, from the coding sequence ATGCCGCAGACCGCTCCGCTGGGCGTTCAGCTCGTCGCCAGGACCGAGTTCATCGCGCCCGAAGGCGTGCCGTGGACCACCGACGCCGACGGCGGCCAGGCGCTCGCCGAGTTCGCCGGCCGGGCGTGCTACGAGTCGTGGTCCAAGCCGAACCCGGCCACGGCCACCAATGCCGGCTACCTGCGCCACATCCTGGAGGTCGGCCACCTGTCGGTTCTGGAGCACGGCACGGTGAGCTTCTACCTCACCGGCGTCTCCCGCTCGCTCACCCACGAGCTCATCCGGCACCGCCACTTCTCCTACAGCCAGCTCTCGCAGCGCTACGTGCCCGAGCGGGACGCCGCGATGGTGGAGCCGGACGTCATCGCCGACGACCCGGAGCTGCACGAGCTGTTCGCCGAGGCGGCCGCGGCGTCGGTCGCGGCGTACGAGGCGCTGCTGGAGGGCCTGCAGAAGAAGTTCGCCGACGTCCCCGACGCCACCCTGCGGCGAAAGCAGGCGCGGCAGGCGGCGCGCGCGATCCTGCCCAACGGCACCGAGACCCGCATCGTCGTCACGGGCAACTACCGGGCATGGCGCCACTTCATCGCCATGCGGGCCACCGAGCACGCCGACGTCGAGATCCGCGGGCTCGCGATCGAGTGCCTGCGCCAGCTGCAGCGCGAGGTGCCCAACGTGTTCAACGACTTCGAGATCGGCAAGCTCGAGGACGGCACCGAGATCGCGTCGAGCCCGTTCGTCACGGAGGGGTAG
- a CDS encoding TIGR03085 family metal-binding protein: protein MSLASRERAALSDELLRVGPDRPTLCDGWSTRDLLAHLLVREREPRAAAGILIPALAAVTERAMDGYREMPWDEAVQLFRGGPQRWSPFRIERVDATANWNEFFVHHEDVRRGVPGWEPREPDEERDAHLWAGTRWMRMLLRRSPVGVVLARPSGERHVVKTGPGAVTVVGEPGELVLFAFGRDAVRVELQGEPGDIEALRGAPRGV, encoded by the coding sequence ATGAGCCTTGCGAGCCGGGAGCGAGCCGCGCTCAGCGACGAGCTGCTCAGGGTGGGCCCCGACCGCCCCACGCTCTGCGATGGCTGGAGCACGCGCGACCTCCTGGCCCACCTCCTCGTCCGGGAGCGGGAGCCGCGTGCGGCGGCGGGGATCCTGATCCCCGCGCTGGCGGCGGTCACAGAGCGGGCGATGGACGGCTACCGCGAGATGCCGTGGGACGAGGCCGTGCAGCTCTTCCGCGGTGGCCCGCAGCGGTGGTCGCCGTTCCGGATCGAGCGGGTCGACGCGACGGCGAACTGGAACGAGTTCTTCGTGCACCACGAGGACGTGCGCCGCGGCGTCCCCGGCTGGGAACCGCGTGAGCCCGACGAGGAGCGCGACGCGCACCTGTGGGCGGGCACGCGGTGGATGCGGATGCTGCTGCGCCGCAGCCCGGTGGGCGTGGTGCTGGCGCGCCCGTCGGGAGAGCGGCACGTCGTGAAGACCGGACCCGGGGCCGTCACGGTGGTCGGCGAGCCGGGCGAGCTCGTGCTGTTCGCGTTCGGCCGCGACGCCGTGCGGGTCGAGCTGCAGGGCGAGCCGGGTGATATCGAGGCCCTGCGGGGCGCTCCGCGCGGTGTGTAG
- a CDS encoding MFS transporter, with protein sequence MPSTAGGEGAALAAARAAVLPLALAQFVASYAASNMNVAITSIATDLGTSVTGIQTTITLFTLTMAALMIPGSKLTDIWGRKFCFQLGLIIYGSGALLAALAQGLPLLVVGYSLLEGVGSALLIPPIYILITTLFDDSTARAKYFGVVSGAAGVGAAAGPLIGGLITSSISWRASFILQVLIVAAIIWLGRGIADPPLPEQRPAFDWVGAVFSALGLFFVVFGVLQSGEYGWGTATQAYAIGGTVIIPQGGISPVWFYVGIGLVLLALFIGFAWVRERNGRAPLVSVRLFTNVTSNLGLLTQNLQWLVLQGSFFVISVFLQQVRGFSAIETGLVLVPATIGLLLSSGAAPRMARRHSQRRLIRFGFFVTTLGLGLLLLLGGTAPSVLSYIPGLFLMGVGVGIMLTASVNLVQSVWPENVQGDISGVSRSVSNLGSSLGVAIAGSLVAGAVPGGGQYFSALVIVGGFAIIGWFAALLIPWRGTRR encoded by the coding sequence ATGCCCAGCACCGCAGGTGGCGAAGGCGCAGCCCTGGCGGCGGCGAGGGCAGCGGTACTGCCGCTGGCGCTGGCGCAGTTCGTCGCCAGCTACGCCGCCTCCAACATGAACGTCGCGATCACGTCGATCGCCACCGACCTCGGCACCTCGGTGACCGGGATCCAGACCACCATCACCCTGTTCACGCTGACGATGGCGGCGCTGATGATCCCGGGCAGCAAGCTGACCGACATCTGGGGCCGCAAGTTCTGCTTCCAGCTGGGGCTCATCATCTACGGGTCGGGCGCGCTGCTCGCGGCGCTCGCGCAGGGGCTGCCCCTCCTCGTGGTCGGCTACTCGCTGCTCGAGGGCGTCGGTTCGGCGCTGCTGATCCCGCCGATCTACATCCTCATCACCACGCTGTTCGACGACAGCACCGCCCGCGCCAAGTACTTCGGTGTCGTGAGCGGTGCTGCTGGGGTCGGCGCCGCGGCCGGGCCCCTCATCGGCGGGCTCATCACCAGCTCCATCAGCTGGCGGGCGTCGTTCATCCTGCAAGTGCTGATCGTGGCGGCGATCATCTGGCTGGGTCGGGGCATCGCCGACCCGCCGTTGCCGGAGCAGCGGCCCGCGTTCGACTGGGTAGGCGCGGTGTTCTCTGCGCTCGGCCTGTTCTTCGTGGTGTTCGGGGTCCTGCAGAGCGGTGAGTACGGGTGGGGCACGGCCACGCAGGCCTACGCGATCGGCGGCACCGTGATCATCCCGCAGGGCGGGATCTCGCCGGTGTGGTTCTACGTGGGTATCGGGCTGGTGCTCCTGGCCCTGTTCATCGGCTTCGCGTGGGTGCGGGAGCGCAACGGCCGCGCCCCGCTGGTGTCGGTCAGGTTGTTCACCAACGTCACCTCGAACCTGGGCCTGCTGACCCAAAACCTCCAGTGGCTGGTCCTGCAGGGCTCCTTCTTCGTGATCTCGGTGTTCCTCCAGCAGGTCCGCGGCTTCTCGGCGATCGAGACCGGGCTGGTGCTGGTGCCCGCGACGATCGGCCTCCTGCTGTCGTCGGGGGCTGCTCCGCGCATGGCCCGCCGGCACAGCCAGCGCAGGCTGATCCGGTTCGGCTTCTTCGTCACGACCCTCGGCCTGGGCCTGTTGCTCCTGCTCGGCGGGACGGCTCCCAGCGTCTTGAGCTACATCCCGGGCCTGTTCCTCATGGGCGTCGGCGTCGGGATCATGCTCACCGCGTCGGTCAACCTCGTGCAGTCGGTGTGGCCGGAGAACGTCCAGGGTGACATCTCCGGCGTGTCGCGCAGCGTCTCGAACCTGGGTTCGTCGCTCGGTGTGGCGATCGCCGGCTCGCTGGTGGCCGGCGCCGTACCGGGTGGCGGCCAGTACTTCTCCGCGCTCGTGATCGTCGGTGGCTTCGCGATCATCGGCTGGTTCGCGGCGTTGCTGATCCCCTGGCGCGGGACGCGCCGGTAA
- a CDS encoding GNAT family N-acetyltransferase, with protein MATAAVRPATPDDVPEIVRIQADTWTTAYAGLVPAAALEGLRSPAARAAWTAAVGAGDGHHVLVATEGEWTVGFCAAAPAVVPEGATASSAPTLGPEAWAEISALLVEPRWGRRGHGGRLLAAAAAHLRGDGARYGLAWVPEADAASRNFYKAAGWTADGAVRVLDTGEGELREVRITGSLDLELR; from the coding sequence ATGGCCACAGCCGCCGTCCGCCCCGCGACGCCCGATGACGTCCCCGAGATCGTGCGGATCCAGGCCGACACCTGGACCACCGCGTACGCCGGGCTCGTGCCCGCCGCGGCGCTGGAGGGGTTGCGCTCCCCCGCGGCGCGGGCGGCGTGGACGGCGGCAGTGGGTGCGGGCGACGGACACCACGTGCTCGTGGCCACCGAGGGCGAGTGGACCGTAGGGTTCTGCGCCGCGGCGCCCGCCGTGGTGCCGGAGGGTGCGACGGCATCATCCGCCCCGACGCTCGGTCCCGAGGCGTGGGCGGAGATCAGCGCCCTGCTCGTGGAGCCGCGCTGGGGCAGGCGCGGCCACGGCGGCCGCTTGCTGGCCGCGGCCGCCGCGCACCTGCGCGGGGACGGCGCCCGCTACGGCCTCGCCTGGGTCCCGGAGGCCGACGCCGCGAGCCGCAACTTCTACAAGGCGGCAGGCTGGACCGCCGACGGAGCCGTGCGCGTGCTTGACACGGGCGAGGGCGAGCTGCGCGAGGTGCGGATCACCGGGTCACTGGACCTCGAACTGCGATGA
- a CDS encoding toxin-antitoxin system HicB family antitoxin, which yields MDLSQYVQQLREDLASAAAAGDEQTQRTGALLGAAIEPAARLALMNALSDLAAEVTAALGDRVVEVRLDGRDVRVAVSRDETAEPEPDAGPPFGGFGDFRGADTGDISRITLRLVEQIKNQAEQAAAAQGVSLNSWVAQAVQGALAGHRKQGRHGDRTGDRGGKRLRGWVEG from the coding sequence ATGGACCTGAGCCAGTACGTGCAGCAGCTGCGCGAGGACCTCGCGTCCGCGGCCGCTGCCGGCGACGAGCAGACCCAGCGCACCGGGGCGCTGCTCGGCGCAGCCATCGAGCCTGCGGCGCGCCTCGCGCTCATGAACGCCCTCTCCGACCTCGCCGCCGAGGTCACCGCCGCGCTCGGCGACCGCGTGGTCGAGGTGCGCCTCGACGGCCGCGACGTCCGCGTCGCGGTGAGCCGCGACGAGACGGCCGAACCCGAACCCGACGCGGGCCCACCCTTCGGCGGGTTCGGCGATTTCCGGGGCGCCGACACCGGAGACATCAGCCGCATCACGCTGCGACTCGTCGAGCAGATCAAGAACCAGGCCGAGCAGGCCGCGGCGGCGCAGGGCGTCTCGCTCAACTCATGGGTCGCACAGGCCGTGCAGGGCGCGCTGGCGGGCCACCGCAAGCAGGGCCGCCACGGCGACCGGACGGGCGACCGCGGCGGCAAGCGCCTGCGCGGCTGGGTGGAGGGGTGA
- a CDS encoding helix-turn-helix transcriptional regulator: MSTAVEPVAADLSESIATLPDAVRRRELAAFLRSRRERLTPHRVGLPITGRRRTPGLRREEVAQLAGVGVTWYTWLEQGRDIRPSEQVLGAVARTLQLDPYESAHLFTLAGLPARPSQRDCNAVPPGAAALLDRIDPWPAVVTNARTDVLAYNRGYDWLLGDVDGLPFEDRNTTLQCFVGTWPERMPDWPGHKARSVAQLRAAMADHMSDPSWKALIKRLRRESPDFDILWSQHNVTEPRNLTKRFVHPDAGLLQFHTTYLWLTPSPEIRLASYTPADAETADKLAALHL, from the coding sequence ATGAGCACCGCGGTCGAACCGGTAGCCGCTGACCTCTCCGAAAGCATCGCCACGCTGCCGGACGCGGTCCGCCGGCGGGAGCTGGCCGCGTTCCTCCGCAGCCGCCGGGAACGGCTCACCCCCCACCGGGTGGGGCTCCCGATCACCGGGCGCCGCCGGACGCCGGGCCTGCGCCGCGAGGAGGTGGCACAGCTCGCCGGGGTGGGTGTCACCTGGTACACGTGGCTGGAGCAGGGCCGCGACATCCGTCCGTCCGAGCAGGTGCTCGGCGCCGTGGCCCGCACCCTGCAGCTCGACCCGTACGAGTCGGCGCACCTGTTCACGCTCGCAGGGCTCCCCGCCCGGCCGTCGCAGCGGGACTGCAACGCGGTGCCACCGGGTGCCGCGGCGCTGCTCGACCGGATCGACCCGTGGCCCGCCGTGGTGACGAACGCCCGAACCGACGTCCTGGCCTACAACCGGGGTTACGACTGGTTGCTCGGCGACGTCGACGGGCTCCCGTTCGAGGACCGCAACACGACCCTGCAGTGCTTCGTCGGTACCTGGCCGGAGCGGATGCCCGACTGGCCGGGTCACAAGGCGCGCTCGGTGGCACAGCTGCGGGCCGCGATGGCCGACCACATGTCGGACCCGAGCTGGAAGGCGCTGATCAAGCGCCTCCGCCGGGAGTCGCCCGACTTCGACATCCTGTGGAGCCAGCACAACGTGACGGAGCCGCGCAACCTGACGAAGCGGTTCGTGCATCCCGATGCCGGGCTGCTGCAGTTCCACACGACGTACCTCTGGCTCACCCCCTCGCCGGAGATCCGGCTCGCAAGCTACACGCCGGCCGACGCCGAGACGGCGGACAAGCTGGCCGCGCTGCACCTCTGA
- a CDS encoding MFS transporter has protein sequence MTSAGLLTLLLGAALNVIDFFIVNVALPTIDADLEASSATLEMVVAGYGIAFAVLLVLGGRLGDAFGRRRMFRIGLSAFTVTSLVCGLAPNATTLVLARIAQGAAAAIAMPQVLASIQALTSGDERARAVGYYGANSGISMVVGQVLGGALVAADVAGLGWRTIFLVNVPIGIVTLVLARRAVPESRSANPLGVDGRGTVLLAATLLALLVPLTEGRALGWPAWSVALLAAVPVLGLWLAVVERRVERAGRVPLLPPSVLRLPSMRRGLGVAAPFFVGFGGFMFICALLLQDGLRMGPLGAGFALAPLAVGFFAASMANARLVARFGRSVVVAGFALQLLGLLVVLATVSAGWPDLTALDIAPGTLICGVGQGMAMTTVIGLTLAQVPADRAGAGSGVFSTAQQTFLALGVATLGGLYAELADVIGPRDGFVVVVCLHVLLTVGIVLLSRRLPDPRVRSGSA, from the coding sequence TTGACCTCCGCCGGACTCCTGACGCTGCTGCTCGGCGCAGCGCTCAACGTCATCGACTTCTTCATCGTCAACGTCGCCCTCCCCACGATCGACGCCGACCTGGAGGCCTCGAGCGCGACCCTCGAGATGGTCGTCGCGGGCTACGGGATCGCCTTCGCGGTGCTGCTCGTGCTCGGTGGACGGCTCGGCGACGCGTTCGGGCGCAGGCGGATGTTCCGGATCGGGCTGTCCGCCTTCACCGTGACCTCGCTGGTGTGCGGGCTCGCGCCGAACGCGACGACGCTGGTGCTGGCCCGCATCGCCCAAGGGGCGGCCGCGGCGATCGCGATGCCGCAGGTGCTCGCCTCGATCCAGGCGTTGACCAGCGGTGACGAGCGGGCTCGCGCCGTTGGCTACTACGGGGCCAACTCCGGCATCTCGATGGTGGTCGGGCAGGTGCTGGGCGGGGCGCTCGTCGCCGCGGACGTCGCCGGGCTCGGCTGGCGGACGATCTTCCTGGTGAACGTGCCGATCGGGATCGTGACGCTGGTGCTGGCCCGCCGTGCCGTGCCGGAGAGCCGGTCGGCGAACCCGCTCGGCGTCGACGGCCGGGGCACCGTCCTGTTGGCCGCCACCCTGCTCGCGTTGCTGGTCCCGCTGACGGAGGGCCGCGCGCTGGGCTGGCCCGCCTGGTCGGTCGCGTTGCTCGCGGCGGTGCCGGTGCTGGGGCTGTGGCTCGCGGTCGTGGAGCGACGGGTGGAGCGGGCCGGCCGAGTGCCGCTGCTGCCGCCGAGCGTGCTGCGGTTGCCGAGCATGCGTCGCGGACTCGGGGTCGCCGCCCCGTTCTTCGTCGGGTTCGGCGGGTTCATGTTCATCTGCGCGCTGCTGCTGCAGGACGGGCTGCGGATGGGCCCGCTCGGTGCCGGGTTCGCGCTCGCGCCGCTCGCGGTGGGATTCTTCGCCGCGTCGATGGCGAACGCGCGTCTGGTGGCCCGGTTCGGCCGGTCGGTGGTGGTGGCCGGGTTCGCGTTGCAGCTCCTCGGCCTGCTCGTCGTGCTCGCCACGGTGTCGGCCGGCTGGCCGGACCTGACGGCGCTCGACATCGCGCCAGGGACCTTGATCTGCGGGGTGGGCCAGGGCATGGCCATGACCACCGTGATCGGGCTCACGCTCGCCCAGGTGCCTGCCGATCGGGCCGGCGCAGGAAGCGGGGTGTTCAGCACGGCCCAGCAGACGTTCCTCGCGCTCGGCGTGGCCACGCTGGGCGGCCTCTACGCCGAGCTCGCCGACGTCATCGGGCCGAGGGACGGTTTCGTCGTCGTGGTGTGCCTGCACGTCCTGCTGACGGTGGGCATCGTGCTGCTGAGCCGCCGCCTGCCCGACCCGCGTGTCCGATCCGGCTCCGCTTGA